ATTCTGGCCGCGCTCCTCGAGGGGGAGGACAAGCTCGCGCTCAGACTGCTCGACCTGGCGCAGCGGCATGCTGCCGAGACCGAGGTGCATCATGTCGCGCGGTACCTCGCCCGATGGTCCTACGACAGCGGAGACCGCATCAGAGCGATCGGCCCGCATTACAGCCTGCCCGACCCCACACGCCCGAGCCACCGGAGCGACGGGGCACGGCAGGATGCAGCCTCCGTACCGCAGGGGCGGGACAGCGGGCTGGTCCTCCTGAGGGAGCTGTGCGAGGTGCACCTCACGGCCGTGGGAAACTCCCTGCACTGGGACATGCTCACCCAAGCCGCACAGGCAAACAGAGACGACCGGCTGCTGGAGCTGGCTTCGACCTGCCAGCCCTATACGCGGCGACAGATGCGCTGGACCCACACCGTGCTGAAAGAACTCAGCCCCCAACTACTGACCAGTGCCTGAACTGCGTGGTGCTCCGGTCGAGGCGGCTGCCGTGTCGTCGTAGAGCGAAGGCCGGACATCGGCGACGATCTGGACCTCCAGCGGACGCTGCAGTTACTTCCCTTCTTCGTGATCGGGCTGTTGCTGCGGCCGGAGCACTTCAAGCTCGTACGCCGCATGAAGGCGCGGAGCGCGGCCGCGCCCCTCTTCGCGGCTGCCCTGGTCTTCGCGTACTGGGCGGCGCCGCGGATGAACGCCGTCTGGTTCTACGACCGTGACGCCGCACAGGAACTCGCCGCCCCCTGGTGGAGCGGCGCGGTGATGTCGCTGGCGGTATCCGGCTGCTTGCTGGTGCTGGTGGCCTGCTTCTTCGCCTGGGTACCGGGCCGACGATGTGGTGTACGGCGCTGGGCGCGGGCGCCCTCTACGGCTATCTGCTGCACGGCTTCCTCGCCAAGGGGTCGCGCTTCTGGAACGGGTACGACAACCGGTGGGTGCACACGCCCTGGGGCGCGGTGCTGCTCACCCTCTGACCGGCGACACTCGCTAAGTGGGAGGTGATCGGACGCGCCTCCGCCGCCCGACGGTTTCCGAGGGGGCGGGGCCACTGGTGCCGGGCGCATGATGGGAAGGGGGGAAGGGGGGCGCACGAAGGAGGTCCAGCCATGACAGCGACCACCAGGGACGCGGCACCCATCGAGCTCACCGATGGTGAGCTGGAGCTACGCCTGCAGGACATCGGTGGAGGCATGTCCGTTGGCTACATCAGGGCTCCCGCCGGTACGGACCTCGGCCCGGCCCTCAAGGGCATGCCGGATGACTTGTGCCAGTGTCCGCACTGGGGCTTCGTCACCAAGGGGCGGCTGCGGATGCGGACGAAGGAAGGTACGGAGGAGTATCAGGCGGGTGATGCCTACTACTGGGCGCCCGGACACGCCCCCGAGGCGATGGAGGACAGCGAGTTCATGGAGTTCTCGCCGACCGAGGAGTTCCGTAAGGTGCTCGACCACATCAAGGGGAACGCCGGCTAGGTTTGTCCGGCCGACCGGGTGGTGCACCCGTGTGAACCAATGGCGGTCAGCGGCGATGCGCAGGGGCAGGCACTGCCTCGACGCGGTGGAGTGACCGCTCACCGGGCTGCGGACGGTGCGGGAGGGCGTGAAGGCAACCACATCTGCAACCAGAGAGCTCTCACTGTTTTGCCTGGTGAGTTTGCCTTCTTTGGAGCACACCCGTGGTGTTGGCGCACACGCTGGGCCTGTCGGCAAGGTACCGGTGAAGGGCGCTGGCGGTAGTGTCCACGGACTCCTTGAGGATGGCGCCGGCGTCGAGTCGAGCGGCGCGAACTCGCGTCGATGGCGGCTGCATCGTGGGGGACCGTTGATCACCGCCGTGGGGCGCTCGGAGCCGGGTGTGAAGACAGTGCCACCGCCGCCGCACCACGCGTCCTGACCAGCTCAGCTGGGCCGCTACGACATGGAGCAGCGAGAGAGGTGCCTGAGGCCAGAATCCTCTGCATCGGGGGCTTGCTGATCAGGAGCCGAGGGAGGCCGGTGTGCAGCCGGGCTGGGTACCGACTGCCGTTCAGCGGGGGCGCGTCAGTGCGGGAAGGAGTTGCTCCTGGCCTTCCGTAGGCCGTAGACGGCTGCGCCGGCCATCAGGACCGCTGCTCCGGAGATGACCGAGACCAGGGGCAGGGCGAAGGCGAGTGCCGCGCAGCCGGCCAGGCCGATCACGGGCACCGGGCGGGGCGGGCGCCCCTCGCTGAGGCTCAGCGTCCATGCGGCGGCGTTGGCGATGGCGTAGTAGGCCAGCACGCAGAAGGAGGAGAAGCCGATCGCGCCACGCACATCGACGGTGGCGGCGAGCAGTGCGACCGCCGTTCCGACGGCGAGTTCGGCGCGGTGCGGGACGCCGAAGCGGGGATGGACGGCGGCCAGGGCATGCGGCAGGTGGTGGTCGCGGGCCATGGCAAGCGTGGTGCGGGAGACGCCGAGGATCAGGGCCAGCAGGGAACCCAAGGCGGCGACGGCCGCGCCGACGCGCACGACCGGGGCCAGTCCCGGGACGTCGGCCGCGTGCACGGCATCGGTCAGTGGCGCCGCGGCATGGGCGAGCCGGTCGGGACCGAGCACGGCCAGGACCGCAACGGCGACGGCCGCGTACACCGCGAGGGTGATGCCCAGGGCGAGCGGGATGGCGCGGGGGATGGTGCGCTGCGGGTCACGGACCTCCTCGCCGAGCGTGGCGATGCGGGCATATCCGGCGAAGGCGAAGAACAGCAGTCCGGCCGCCTGCAGGACGCCGCCCGCGGTGGCGTCGGCGCCGATGTCCAGCCGAGTGGCTTCGGCGGGCCCGCTGGTCAGACAGGTGGTGACCACGGCAGCCAGTACCGCCAGAACGACTGCGACGATGATGCGGGTCAGCCACGCGGCCTTCTGAACACCCGTGTAGTTGAGCCCGGTCAGTAGCACCACGGCGGCGACGGCGATCGCGTGCGCCTGACCGGGCCACACGTAAGACCCGACGGTGAGAGCCATCGCCGCGCAGGAAGCGGTCTTGCCGACCACGAAACCCCAGCCCGCCAGGTAGCCCCAGAAGTTGCCGAGGCGTTCGCGGCCGTAGACGTAGGTGCCGCCGGATTCCGGGTATCGGGCGGCCAGCCGTGCTGATGATGTGGCGTTGCAGTAGGCCACGATCGCGGCGAGTGCCAGGCCGAGCAGCAGCCCGGAGCCGGCGGCACCGGCCGCCGGACCTAGGGCGGCGAAGATTCCTGCCCCGATCATCGACCCCAGGCCGATCACCACCGCGTCGGCCACAGTCAGGCGCCGCTTCAACTCGGCTGTACCCGCTGGGGTTCGCGCCGTACTCATCGTGCACTCCTTAGTCGAGCCCCCTGCGGCGCACGGTAGCTGAGTAAGATGTCCGGCCGGGGAGCAGCTCATAACTGCGGGTAGGCGTCCGCGCAGAAGTCTTCCGC
This Streptomyces decoyicus DNA region includes the following protein-coding sequences:
- a CDS encoding cupin domain-containing protein gives rise to the protein MTATTRDAAPIELTDGELELRLQDIGGGMSVGYIRAPAGTDLGPALKGMPDDLCQCPHWGFVTKGRLRMRTKEGTEEYQAGDAYYWAPGHAPEAMEDSEFMEFSPTEEFRKVLDHIKGNAG
- a CDS encoding APC family permease, which translates into the protein MSTARTPAGTAELKRRLTVADAVVIGLGSMIGAGIFAALGPAAGAAGSGLLLGLALAAIVAYCNATSSARLAARYPESGGTYVYGRERLGNFWGYLAGWGFVVGKTASCAAMALTVGSYVWPGQAHAIAVAAVVLLTGLNYTGVQKAAWLTRIIVAVVLAVLAAVVTTCLTSGPAEATRLDIGADATAGGVLQAAGLLFFAFAGYARIATLGEEVRDPQRTIPRAIPLALGITLAVYAAVAVAVLAVLGPDRLAHAAAPLTDAVHAADVPGLAPVVRVGAAVAALGSLLALILGVSRTTLAMARDHHLPHALAAVHPRFGVPHRAELAVGTAVALLAATVDVRGAIGFSSFCVLAYYAIANAAAWTLSLSEGRPPRPVPVIGLAGCAALAFALPLVSVISGAAVLMAGAAVYGLRKARSNSFPH